From Candidatus Afararchaeum irisae, one genomic window encodes:
- a CDS encoding PadR family transcriptional regulator: protein MNRNTLESVVDSVHDSTESRRDGIRRSDGKTGLVLSCSMRGCEPSGSPWPVDSSWSLLTLQTLANQARSRYARHDDYEEVINRDIGRLKKQYDISAVLIAGHTDCRVLEDAYENWVGSTSDSRVGIETRLEPLCSVVGDGFEEGVLTESMSPRTVRHRLAEYNVCRQSEFLNEVFPSSVTVAGYVHDQDGVYGSFPDRRYLVAFNGQTRPRTIRSRIPDDTSVRVGSLLTPSPA from the coding sequence ATGAACCGCAATACTCTCGAATCCGTGGTAGATTCAGTTCACGACTCGACAGAGTCCCGAAGAGACGGTATACGTCGGTCGGATGGCAAGACTGGACTCGTACTCTCGTGTTCGATGCGAGGCTGCGAACCCAGCGGGTCGCCCTGGCCTGTCGACAGTAGCTGGAGTCTCCTGACTCTCCAGACCCTCGCAAACCAGGCACGGAGCCGGTACGCTCGTCACGACGACTACGAGGAGGTTATCAACCGCGACATAGGACGTCTCAAGAAACAGTACGACATCTCAGCAGTGCTTATAGCCGGACACACTGACTGTAGGGTTCTCGAAGACGCCTACGAGAACTGGGTTGGATCTACTTCGGACTCACGTGTCGGGATCGAGACGAGACTTGAGCCTCTCTGTTCGGTCGTCGGAGACGGATTCGAGGAGGGGGTTCTGACGGAGTCGATGTCACCCAGAACGGTACGTCACCGACTCGCGGAGTACAACGTCTGCCGCCAATCCGAGTTCCTCAACGAGGTGTTTCCTTCCTCAGTCACAGTCGCTGGCTATGTTCACGACCAAGACGGTGTGTACGGCTCTTTTCCCGACAGACGGTATCTAGTCGCCTTCAATGGTCAGACCCGTCCACGGACAATCCGGAGCCGTATCCCCGACGACACGTCGGTTCGGGTGGGAAGTCTCCTGACACCCTCTCCGGCTTAG
- a CDS encoding proton-conducting transporter membrane subunit, producing the protein MSRSTSKKTVGSLSDTKTESPFVPVALTWLVWSLFVVSTAGLVARVVFDLRLRLPGVLEVDGLTLLMWTVVTFFSGIVHSYSRRYMAGSRHKTDFFATVFGFTLVVMGLVAADHIALFGSLWMVMGLLMARLIGTIRGWQHAQAAATVARNYFVASSGFLSVALAALWWATGETTVSGITASTPAIDGPLLAVAAGALILAAMIQSALIPFHTWLLGSMTAPTPASALMHAGFVNAGGVLFVRFAPVITVDPTIMLVITVVGALSALLGKLFKSVQVDTKSRLGCSTVGQMGFMIMQAGLGFFGAAITHLILHGFYKAYMFLSSGEEVEHTKPTDKSHTKKTLGVAGGVVTVAAGLAGGVVFAALTGKGTSLDSGLLLNGLIVLTMLHATQGAVSNTDLPATYRYGVAPLVSLTAVAVYGLVYTAIKHVMVDVPTVTAPAELTAVHAVVAAGFLGTYIAIETGVYRRSERLYVAFVNATQAPSKTLLTSKEDYNEY; encoded by the coding sequence ATGTCACGAAGCACATCAAAGAAGACGGTGGGATCGCTCTCAGACACGAAAACAGAGTCGCCGTTCGTCCCTGTCGCATTAACCTGGCTCGTCTGGTCGCTCTTCGTCGTAAGTACGGCTGGACTCGTTGCCCGGGTCGTCTTCGACCTAAGACTCCGGCTTCCCGGAGTACTCGAAGTCGACGGACTGACTCTTCTGATGTGGACGGTTGTGACCTTCTTCAGCGGTATCGTCCACAGCTACTCACGCCGCTACATGGCAGGTAGCAGACATAAGACGGACTTCTTCGCGACTGTGTTCGGTTTTACTCTAGTCGTAATGGGACTCGTCGCGGCAGACCATATCGCCCTCTTCGGATCACTCTGGATGGTGATGGGTCTGCTGATGGCGAGACTCATCGGTACCATCAGAGGCTGGCAACACGCACAGGCTGCTGCGACGGTTGCGCGTAACTACTTCGTCGCCAGCAGTGGCTTCCTCAGTGTCGCCCTCGCAGCCCTGTGGTGGGCGACTGGCGAGACCACTGTCTCCGGAATCACGGCGTCGACACCAGCCATAGATGGACCTCTTCTGGCAGTCGCTGCCGGGGCTCTGATCCTCGCGGCGATGATCCAGTCGGCACTCATACCGTTCCATACGTGGCTACTTGGATCGATGACGGCACCTACACCAGCCTCGGCACTGATGCACGCCGGCTTCGTCAACGCAGGAGGAGTTCTTTTCGTTCGGTTTGCTCCTGTCATCACCGTCGATCCGACTATAATGCTCGTGATAACCGTCGTCGGTGCTCTGAGTGCCTTGCTGGGTAAGCTGTTTAAGTCGGTTCAGGTCGACACCAAGTCCCGGCTAGGCTGTTCGACCGTCGGACAGATGGGATTCATGATTATGCAAGCCGGACTCGGATTTTTCGGTGCCGCGATCACCCATCTGATTCTCCACGGCTTTTACAAAGCCTACATGTTCCTTTCGTCTGGCGAGGAGGTCGAACACACCAAGCCCACCGACAAGTCTCATACGAAGAAGACTCTCGGCGTAGCCGGAGGCGTCGTAACCGTGGCGGCTGGACTCGCGGGCGGTGTCGTCTTCGCCGCACTCACCGGAAAGGGAACGAGCCTCGACAGTGGGCTCCTCCTCAACGGACTCATCGTTCTGACGATGTTACACGCGACTCAGGGTGCTGTGAGTAACACAGACCTTCCGGCTACGTATCGGTACGGGGTCGCACCACTCGTCTCGCTGACCGCGGTCGCTGTCTACGGATTAGTCTATACCGCGATCAAACACGTCATGGTGGATGTCCCGACGGTCACGGCACCCGCCGAACTCACGGCTGTTCACGCGGTCGTGGCTGCGGGTTTCCTGGGAACCTACATCGCAATCGAGACCGGCGTATACCGACGTAGTGAACGTCTTTACGTGGCGTTTGTGAATGCCACTCAGGCACCGTCTAAGACATTACTGACTTCGAAGGAGGACTACAATGAGTACTGA